One genomic segment of Helicobacter enhydrae includes these proteins:
- the feoB gene encoding ferrous iron transport protein B, whose translation MKQQIIVALAGQPNVGKSSIINKMSGANLKVGNFTGVTIEKAEATLHYQGYDITIIDLPGTYSLNQYSEEEKIAQDFLSTQHYDLILNVVDSTNLERNLALTSQLLELEQKLLIALNMNDEAQQEGIEIDEKQLSSILGVPCLKVTSKSHQDMIALLDLIVQIHTAPLTPSKRTYHQSIEDAILELHHFLTLKQYPCIAQTMQEHRIASLRRLIVLLLQQDETMYATLSSKPCWVDLSPLLAKRINQIRQSNDEENMQNIFTLDHYAYAKGACLEVQKQRVTPTDTTQKLDAILINKYFGIPIFLVLMWLLFQATFILGAYPKDLIEGGFVWLGELASQHIGNHLIASLIGDGAIQGVGAVLSFLPDILILFLGITLLEATGYMARVAFLLDGLFHRFGLHGKSFIPLVTGFGCSVPAFMSTRMLKNKSDKMLTLFIINFMSCSARLPVYVLFIGTFFPSSQSGNMLFGIYIFGAIVGLCFAKILKLTAFRGIDEPFVMEMPKYRLPSSKLILLSVWNKAKMYLKKAGTFILLASIAIWFAQEYPHNEAIEEEFDSKIATLERSLTPANQESLQEQIALLTHQKESTLSEQSYLGRFGKILSPIFAPFDFDWKLSVALVSGIAAKEVMISTMGVLYSVGEVDDDMESQESQELMKTLRSSTSIPTAIAFIMFVMFYNPCFAATIVFGKEAGGKRYIVYLFAFTSIVAYLFALLGYYATSLVL comes from the coding sequence ATGAAACAACAAATCATTGTTGCTTTGGCTGGACAGCCCAATGTCGGAAAAAGCTCAATTATCAACAAAATGAGCGGTGCCAACCTAAAAGTCGGCAATTTCACCGGCGTAACTATCGAGAAAGCCGAAGCAACGCTACACTACCAAGGATATGACATCACAATCATTGATTTGCCGGGGACATACTCCCTCAACCAATACTCCGAAGAAGAAAAAATCGCTCAAGACTTTCTCTCCACCCAACATTATGATTTGATTTTGAATGTTGTGGATTCTACAAATCTTGAGAGAAATCTCGCCCTCACCTCGCAACTCTTGGAATTAGAACAAAAACTCCTAATCGCCCTCAATATGAACGATGAGGCACAGCAAGAGGGGATTGAAATCGACGAGAAGCAACTCTCTAGCATTTTGGGAGTCCCCTGCCTCAAGGTCACATCTAAATCTCATCAAGATATGATCGCCCTGCTTGATCTCATCGTCCAAATCCACACTGCACCCCTTACCCCATCCAAACGCACCTATCATCAATCCATAGAAGACGCTATTTTGGAGCTTCATCATTTCCTAACCCTCAAACAATACCCCTGCATCGCCCAAACAATGCAAGAGCACCGCATTGCCTCCCTGCGTCGCTTGATAGTGTTGCTTCTACAGCAAGATGAAACAATGTATGCCACACTCTCTAGCAAACCCTGCTGGGTCGATCTATCCCCACTCCTTGCCAAACGCATCAATCAGATTCGCCAAAGCAATGATGAAGAAAATATGCAAAACATTTTCACTCTTGATCACTATGCCTATGCCAAAGGTGCGTGTCTTGAAGTCCAAAAACAGCGAGTTACCCCCACAGATACGACGCAAAAACTCGATGCCATTCTCATCAACAAATATTTTGGGATTCCTATTTTTCTCGTTTTGATGTGGCTTTTGTTCCAAGCGACTTTTATACTTGGTGCATATCCCAAAGACTTGATTGAGGGTGGATTTGTGTGGCTGGGCGAACTTGCAAGCCAACACATTGGCAATCATTTGATTGCCTCGCTCATCGGCGATGGTGCGATACAAGGCGTGGGAGCGGTTTTGAGCTTTTTGCCTGATATTTTGATTTTGTTTTTGGGAATCACACTGCTTGAAGCCACAGGCTATATGGCAAGGGTGGCATTTCTGCTAGATGGATTGTTCCACAGATTTGGTTTGCACGGCAAAAGCTTCATTCCTCTTGTTACAGGGTTTGGGTGCAGTGTCCCTGCCTTTATGAGCACAAGAATGCTCAAAAACAAAAGCGACAAAATGCTCACTCTTTTTATCATCAATTTTATGAGTTGTAGTGCGCGTCTCCCTGTCTATGTGCTATTTATTGGGACTTTTTTCCCATCAAGTCAATCTGGGAATATGTTGTTTGGCATTTATATTTTTGGCGCTATTGTCGGACTTTGCTTTGCCAAGATTCTCAAACTCACTGCATTTAGAGGGATTGATGAGCCTTTTGTGATGGAAATGCCAAAATATCGCCTACCCTCTTCCAAACTAATCCTCCTAAGCGTATGGAACAAAGCCAAAATGTATCTCAAAAAAGCAGGGACATTTATCCTACTAGCCTCTATCGCTATTTGGTTTGCACAAGAATATCCACACAATGAAGCGATAGAAGAAGAGTTTGATTCAAAAATCGCCACACTTGAGCGAAGCCTCACTCCCGCAAATCAAGAAAGTCTGCAAGAGCAAATCGCCCTCCTCACACACCAAAAAGAATCCACACTAAGCGAACAAAGCTATCTTGGACGATTTGGCAAAATCCTCTCTCCGATTTTTGCACCCTTTGATTTTGACTGGAAGCTCTCTGTAGCCCTTGTTTCAGGGATAGCTGCCAAAGAAGTGATGATCTCTACAATGGGGGTGCTATATTCTGTCGGTGAAGTCGATGATGATATGGAGAGCCAAGAAAGCCAAGAATTGATGAAAACCTTGCGTTCTAGCACCTCAATCCCCACTGCGATTGCTTTTATTATGTTTGTGATGTTTTACAATCCCTGCTTTGCTGCCACAATCGTTTTTGGCAAAGAGGCAGGAGGCAAACGCTATATTGTTTATCTTTTTGCTTTCACCTCAATAGTTGCCTACCTATTCGCATTGCTCGGATATTATGCGACATCTCTAGTTCTTTGA
- the rpoD gene encoding RNA polymerase sigma factor RpoD, with the protein MKAEEIQDIKETKENSKKDPITELESFFQTEEIPYVSYEKIAQILDKTPSAAQVKKIQALTKKYDKQLMSSSEVAKRLNLEDKTKLQEEKRKMLDGELENEFDFLKERELLEWSRSDSPVRMYLREMGQIPLLTKEEEVILSKQIEIGENTILDAICSVPYLIDFIHDYRDALINRERRVKELFKNFDDDEEGEESQEVEDSDDSEEANKKPLSRKDQKRIDNVVESFQKLEDAKKDWLKTLEEHTQESNDLLEILILAHKKHLLKERLLELGPTSKLINELVKAMENTLKNGDGFEKELKRLEYKLPLFNDALIANHQSILQNITQMSREDISASVPEITMVATYLEIKKLFQTKEASEGGFNLEPEKLKEILEQIKRGKNISDQAKTKMARSNLRLVVSIAKRYTNRGLPFLDLIQEGNIGLMKAVDKFEYKKGYKFSTYATWWIRQAISRAIADQARTIRIPIHMIETINRIHKIMRKYIQENGKEPDVDFIAQEVGLSVDKVKNVIKITKEPVSLEAPIGNDEDGKFGDFVEDKNAIGPMDHILKEDLREQIDLILEQLNDREKAVVRMRFGLLDDESDRTLEEIGKELNVTRERVRQIESSAIKKLKHPKVGRQLKNYMEE; encoded by the coding sequence ATGAAAGCAGAAGAAATCCAAGACATCAAAGAAACAAAAGAAAACTCCAAAAAAGATCCGATTACAGAATTAGAATCATTTTTCCAAACTGAAGAGATTCCTTATGTTTCTTATGAAAAAATTGCACAAATCTTAGACAAAACCCCAAGTGCCGCACAAGTCAAAAAGATACAAGCACTCACCAAAAAATACGATAAACAACTGATGAGCTCTTCAGAAGTTGCAAAACGCCTCAATCTCGAAGACAAAACAAAGCTCCAAGAAGAAAAACGCAAAATGCTTGATGGTGAGCTTGAAAATGAGTTTGACTTCCTCAAAGAGAGGGAGCTTCTAGAGTGGAGCCGTAGCGATAGCCCCGTGAGAATGTATCTCAGAGAAATGGGACAAATCCCTTTGCTCACAAAAGAAGAAGAGGTGATTTTAAGCAAACAAATTGAAATAGGCGAAAACACGATTTTGGATGCGATCTGCTCTGTGCCATACCTCATCGATTTTATCCACGATTATCGCGACGCCCTCATCAATCGCGAAAGACGCGTCAAAGAACTATTCAAAAACTTTGATGATGACGAAGAGGGCGAAGAATCTCAAGAAGTAGAGGATAGCGATGATTCTGAAGAGGCAAACAAAAAACCTCTCTCACGCAAAGACCAAAAACGCATTGACAATGTAGTCGAAAGCTTCCAAAAACTTGAGGATGCCAAAAAAGACTGGCTTAAAACTCTTGAGGAGCACACGCAAGAAAGCAATGATTTGCTAGAAATCCTAATCCTTGCACACAAAAAACATTTACTCAAAGAACGCCTCCTAGAGCTTGGACCGACAAGCAAACTCATCAATGAGCTTGTCAAGGCAATGGAAAACACACTCAAAAATGGTGATGGATTTGAAAAAGAGCTCAAAAGACTCGAATACAAACTGCCTTTGTTCAACGATGCCCTAATCGCCAACCACCAAAGCATTTTGCAAAACATCACCCAAATGTCACGCGAAGACATCAGTGCCTCTGTGCCTGAAATCACAATGGTAGCCACCTACCTTGAAATCAAAAAACTCTTCCAAACCAAAGAAGCAAGTGAGGGTGGATTTAACCTTGAGCCTGAAAAACTCAAAGAGATTCTAGAACAAATCAAACGAGGGAAAAACATCTCCGATCAAGCCAAAACCAAAATGGCAAGATCCAACTTGCGTCTTGTCGTCAGTATCGCCAAACGCTACACCAATCGCGGATTGCCATTTTTGGATCTGATCCAAGAGGGCAATATCGGACTGATGAAAGCGGTGGATAAGTTTGAATACAAAAAAGGCTACAAATTCTCCACCTATGCCACTTGGTGGATACGCCAAGCGATCTCGCGTGCTATTGCCGATCAAGCGCGCACGATACGCATTCCTATCCACATGATCGAAACCATCAACAGAATCCACAAGATTATGAGGAAATACATCCAAGAAAACGGCAAAGAGCCTGATGTGGATTTCATCGCCCAAGAAGTGGGGCTTAGCGTAGATAAAGTCAAAAATGTGATCAAAATCACAAAAGAACCTGTGAGTCTTGAAGCCCCTATCGGTAACGATGAAGATGGGAAATTTGGAGATTTTGTAGAGGACAAAAACGCGATCGGACCAATGGATCACATCCTCAAAGAAGACCTAAGAGAGCAAATTGATTTGATTCTAGAACAGCTCAACGATCGCGAAAAAGCCGTTGTGCGTATGAGATTTGGGCTTTTGGATGATGAGAGCGATAGGACACTTGAAGAAATCGGCAAAGAGCTCAATGTCACACGCGAGAGGGTGCGTCAAATCGAATCAAGTGCTATCAAAAAACTCAAACATCCCAAAGTCGGACGCCAACTCAAAAACTACATGGAGGAGTGA
- the xseB gene encoding exodeoxyribonuclease VII small subunit: MPNPQNTTKDFETLIEEAKTSLDKLNTPELSLKESLAIYTQGIQSLEEAQKLLEEAKLQYTQIQMENQ; this comes from the coding sequence ATGCCAAACCCACAAAACACAACCAAAGATTTTGAAACACTCATTGAAGAAGCCAAAACCTCCCTTGACAAGCTCAACACACCAGAGCTAAGCCTCAAAGAGAGTCTTGCGATCTATACTCAAGGGATTCAATCTCTAGAAGAAGCTCAAAAACTCCTAGAAGAAGCCAAACTCCAATACACGCAAATCCAAATGGAGAATCAATAA
- a CDS encoding MMPL family transporter: MKKTINFLILLCVALCFAVLWGDKISPKQISLEVLDLFPKTQERKLVDLYRKFNDAKYIFVSQDVAQEEFDAFLSRVQKLPNVEKIIKEGNPALEEYIKQHYFYMGDFVPRQMESEEMVRKFENDLGLEINPLDPLGFVRIDNTKKELKVGAVPFVLVVMQDSDAKEVKRLYDAFVPLAEEYHITHYFAPLFMETENPQLILKEVNLLMGVVGLCFVVLYFVMLRMPLLTLNMIVTLIVSNAFAMGVLLLVYPQVSIMALSFGMGISNICVDYLLHHHFLRFYCVGKVRFNLPVFYGFITTMSGFVVCLFVPFPLLNQLSLYAIVNLAIAYLCFGFLYQWIGFGEPKYYGILRRMGFNKIPTFVFVGLALLLGGYGVFHLQTEMDLSKLDYQNPQMNAQKAYFLDFDSNHKDFIVSAHSIDELITRAREIKHLIPNAHIPLALMPTQSEIKKRIRFLKSVSYRRFQKQYKRALYEIRKQMPDLYMLLANSYASIPPYMQQPNLQTLVGLGFNIIKENGNYYYQGKVESENLVRLEYIDGVYVAQLPDLIARITSGIYAPMVSILGLAFLAMLVILLIATRNRFFDALSFVIFPFACVMFYLSLNGVINIMHLFALLILVVVSVDYGVYHIQEGDSLETRHAILFSVLTTLSSFGVFMFSDTRALYSFGQVIFVGMLCVIGLILLQQKV, translated from the coding sequence TTGAAAAAAACAATTAATTTTTTGATATTGCTATGTGTCGCTTTGTGTTTTGCGGTGTTGTGGGGGGATAAAATCTCTCCAAAACAAATCAGCCTTGAAGTGTTGGATTTGTTTCCCAAGACACAAGAACGCAAACTTGTAGATCTGTATCGCAAGTTTAATGATGCCAAATACATCTTTGTCTCTCAAGATGTCGCTCAAGAAGAGTTTGATGCCTTTCTCTCTAGAGTGCAAAAATTGCCAAATGTAGAGAAAATCATCAAAGAGGGCAATCCTGCTTTGGAGGAATATATCAAGCAACATTATTTTTATATGGGGGATTTTGTGCCACGCCAAATGGAGAGCGAGGAGATGGTGCGTAAGTTTGAAAATGATTTGGGGCTAGAGATCAATCCTTTGGATCCTTTGGGGTTTGTGCGGATTGACAATACCAAAAAAGAACTGAAAGTCGGAGCAGTTCCATTTGTTTTGGTAGTGATGCAAGATAGCGATGCCAAAGAAGTCAAGAGGCTTTATGATGCTTTTGTTCCTTTGGCAGAGGAATACCACATCACGCATTATTTTGCACCATTGTTTATGGAGACAGAAAATCCCCAGCTGATTCTAAAAGAAGTGAATCTGTTGATGGGGGTTGTGGGGTTGTGTTTTGTCGTGCTGTATTTTGTGATGCTAAGAATGCCACTTTTGACACTCAATATGATTGTCACTTTGATTGTGTCCAATGCTTTTGCAATGGGGGTGTTGCTGTTAGTGTATCCTCAAGTGAGCATTATGGCATTGAGTTTTGGAATGGGGATTAGTAATATTTGTGTGGATTATCTTTTGCACCATCATTTTTTGCGGTTTTATTGTGTGGGCAAAGTGCGTTTCAACCTCCCTGTTTTTTATGGTTTTATCACGACAATGAGCGGGTTTGTGGTCTGCCTTTTTGTGCCATTCCCACTGCTCAATCAACTCTCGCTTTATGCGATTGTCAATCTCGCAATCGCTTATCTTTGCTTTGGCTTCTTGTATCAATGGATCGGGTTTGGTGAGCCAAAATATTATGGTATTTTGCGACGCATGGGTTTCAACAAAATCCCTACTTTTGTGTTTGTTGGCTTGGCTTTGTTGTTGGGAGGATATGGGGTCTTTCATTTGCAAACAGAAATGGATCTCTCCAAACTAGACTACCAAAACCCCCAAATGAACGCACAAAAAGCATATTTTTTGGATTTTGATTCAAACCACAAAGATTTTATTGTGTCTGCTCATAGTATCGATGAGCTGATCACGCGCGCAAGAGAGATCAAGCATTTGATACCAAATGCTCACATTCCCCTCGCCCTGATGCCCACCCAAAGCGAAATCAAAAAGAGGATAAGGTTTCTCAAATCTGTGTCTTATCGTAGATTCCAAAAACAATACAAAAGAGCATTGTATGAGATCCGCAAACAAATGCCTGATTTGTATATGTTGTTAGCCAATAGCTATGCCTCTATCCCTCCATATATGCAGCAGCCCAATTTGCAAACGCTAGTTGGGCTAGGTTTCAATATCATCAAGGAGAATGGAAACTACTATTATCAGGGCAAAGTGGAGTCTGAGAATCTTGTGCGGTTGGAATACATCGATGGGGTGTATGTGGCACAATTGCCAGATTTGATCGCACGCATTACAAGTGGGATTTATGCACCAATGGTGAGTATTTTGGGCTTGGCTTTTCTTGCAATGCTTGTGATTTTGTTGATCGCTACAAGAAATCGCTTTTTTGATGCTTTGAGCTTTGTGATTTTTCCTTTTGCGTGTGTGATGTTTTATCTTTCTTTGAATGGAGTGATCAATATTATGCACCTTTTTGCCCTGCTGATTTTAGTCGTTGTGAGCGTGGATTATGGGGTGTATCATATACAAGAGGGCGATAGCTTGGAGACAAGACACGCGATTTTGTTTTCTGTGCTGACTACCCTAAGTTCGTTTGGGGTGTTTATGTTTAGCGATACGCGGGCTTTGTATTCTTTTGGTCAAGTGATTTTTGTGGGAATGCTTTGTGTGATAGGTCTGATATTGTTGCAACAAAAGGTTTAA